A region from the uncultured Draconibacterium sp. genome encodes:
- a CDS encoding tetratricopeptide repeat-containing sensor histidine kinase: MDTLVLRSDKPMVSCEILGKKWFFVSFLLVVFQLAGKPRNLPPQTVKHLETLNDAQKIDYLADLCWTLRGQENENAILYGQYALHLADSLNMQAQVARISNYLGVNMLYFRYDTKQAWHYFRDALDHSIKAQDSIQMGFAHDNMGYLYLIHGDENNAYTHEKIAEELFARLNNEQGLAYIYTNLGLVHQARKEYKDAMDYFLRARAIHLKNNNQSGTAAILYCMGENYILQQQPDSALSYFHEQLTISEKEKNKKYIAQALKGMGEVHYQQQNYTEALSVLNQAMELAIAENDNLLLIGMYTNKALIFAKTGFPQLGEIELQKALELAGRLQLPKEIFNIGQAYTELYASTGFNEHSAATYNQLFERYNQLYDQLQKETIINENQHFKTLQALEEMENAVLIDQKLHKSYVVIIVLILLLLLAFIGMYYSTRKLNEQLRKTNKNIVSEVKQKEAALLELEKSEMELKASINTKNKLFSIISHDLRSPFNAILGFSRLLYDEQDKTDKQEQKHITENLLNAAENAYNMLDNLLVWAATQTQRIRFSPELLSVKTMVNNSVSLQLLAAKDKNISVHQQSDTDYQVLADCEMLKIILRNLLSNAIKFTPDQGEIWVSWQPVPEKELLSISVQDSGIGISPEAQKQLFKPDGVKSVPGTRNEKGTGLGLQLCKEFVEKQGGTLQLESQPGKGSTFTFTVPCPLAENPA; the protein is encoded by the coding sequence ATGGATACGCTTGTTTTAAGAAGTGATAAGCCTATGGTAAGTTGTGAGATATTGGGGAAGAAATGGTTTTTTGTGAGCTTTTTGTTAGTTGTTTTTCAGCTGGCAGGAAAACCCCGGAATTTACCCCCGCAAACAGTAAAACACCTTGAAACCTTAAATGATGCCCAGAAAATTGATTACCTGGCCGATTTGTGCTGGACCCTGCGCGGTCAGGAAAACGAAAACGCCATACTTTACGGGCAATACGCCCTGCACCTGGCCGACAGCCTGAACATGCAGGCGCAGGTAGCCCGCATTAGCAACTACCTGGGTGTTAATATGCTGTATTTCCGCTACGATACCAAACAGGCCTGGCATTATTTTCGCGATGCACTTGACCACAGCATTAAAGCACAAGACAGCATACAAATGGGTTTTGCGCACGACAATATGGGCTACCTCTACCTTATTCATGGCGACGAAAACAATGCCTATACCCACGAAAAAATTGCCGAAGAATTGTTTGCCCGCCTCAACAACGAACAAGGGCTGGCCTACATTTACACCAATCTTGGCCTCGTTCATCAGGCGCGTAAGGAGTATAAAGATGCCATGGACTATTTTCTTCGCGCCAGGGCGATTCACCTGAAAAACAATAACCAATCCGGCACGGCAGCCATACTCTATTGTATGGGCGAAAATTACATCCTTCAGCAACAGCCCGATTCGGCGCTGAGCTATTTTCACGAACAATTAACCATTTCAGAAAAAGAAAAAAATAAAAAATACATTGCACAAGCTTTAAAAGGCATGGGCGAAGTGCACTACCAGCAACAAAATTATACCGAAGCTTTAAGCGTATTAAACCAGGCTATGGAGCTGGCTATAGCCGAAAACGATAACCTGCTGCTTATAGGGATGTACACAAATAAAGCCCTGATTTTTGCCAAAACAGGTTTCCCGCAACTGGGCGAAATAGAATTGCAGAAGGCCCTTGAGCTGGCTGGCCGGCTACAGCTGCCAAAAGAAATTTTCAACATCGGCCAGGCCTATACCGAATTATATGCTTCCACTGGTTTTAACGAGCACTCGGCTGCCACCTATAACCAACTTTTTGAGCGCTACAATCAGCTGTACGATCAGCTGCAGAAAGAGACCATTATCAACGAAAATCAACATTTTAAAACGCTGCAGGCACTCGAAGAAATGGAAAATGCGGTGCTGATTGATCAGAAATTGCATAAATCGTATGTGGTAATTATTGTTTTAATCCTGCTCTTGCTACTGGCGTTTATAGGCATGTATTATTCCACACGAAAACTAAACGAACAGCTGCGGAAAACCAACAAAAACATTGTGTCTGAAGTAAAACAGAAAGAAGCGGCTTTGCTGGAACTCGAAAAATCCGAAATGGAATTAAAAGCCAGTATCAATACTAAAAATAAGCTGTTCTCCATTATCAGCCACGACCTGCGCAGCCCCTTTAATGCCATCCTGGGGTTTTCACGCTTGTTGTATGATGAACAGGACAAAACCGATAAGCAAGAGCAAAAACATATTACCGAAAACCTGCTTAACGCCGCCGAAAATGCCTACAATATGCTCGATAATTTGTTGGTATGGGCAGCTACACAAACACAGCGTATTCGTTTTTCGCCCGAGCTGCTATCGGTAAAAACGATGGTTAACAATAGTGTGTCGTTACAGCTACTGGCAGCAAAAGATAAAAATATTAGTGTACACCAACAGTCGGATACCGATTACCAGGTGCTTGCCGATTGCGAAATGCTGAAAATTATCTTGCGCAACCTGCTGTCGAATGCCATAAAATTTACCCCCGACCAGGGTGAAATTTGGGTAAGCTGGCAGCCGGTGCCCGAAAAAGAGCTGCTGAGTATTTCAGTGCAGGACTCGGGAATAGGGATAAGCCCTGAAGCCCAAAAACAGCTTTTTAAACCCGATGGTGTTAAATCGGTGCCCGGTACCCGCAACGAAAAAGGAACAGGGCTGGGCCTGCAGTTGTGTAAAGAGTTTGTTGAAAAACAGGGCGGTACGCTCCAACTCGAAAGTCAGCCCGGTAAAGGCAGTACCTTTACTTTTACCGTGCCCTGCCCACTGGCAGAAAACCCCGCTTAA
- a CDS encoding tocopherol cyclase family protein — protein sequence MIKQLQALFHPERYHGWRRSKRYFEGWYYKAVSAGGQEAFAFIPGIAMDEQGEQHAFIQVLDGKAKTAEYISFPANIFSAASASFQICIGDSQFTGNSIKLALNDYFGTLQFKNTVPWPNRWYSPGIMGPYTFVPFMECYHGIVSMDHALEGTLKIRGRSIDFSGGRGYIEKDWGHSFPSAYFWMQSNHFAHPGISFKASVAKIPWLRSSFVGFIAGLYVKGSLFEFTTYNGTQLLRSMADKKQVKLLMENKKYRLEVVAHRDQATELASPLSGIMDGRISESMTSAIEITLSDKKSGNVLFSDTGRNAALEVAGKIEEITFEG from the coding sequence ATGATAAAACAATTACAAGCATTATTTCACCCCGAGCGTTACCACGGCTGGCGGCGCAGCAAACGCTATTTCGAAGGCTGGTACTACAAAGCCGTTTCGGCCGGCGGGCAGGAGGCTTTTGCTTTTATTCCCGGAATAGCTATGGATGAGCAGGGCGAACAGCATGCTTTTATTCAGGTGCTCGATGGAAAGGCGAAAACAGCTGAATACATTTCCTTTCCGGCCAATATTTTTTCTGCCGCATCCGCTTCCTTTCAAATCTGTATTGGCGATAGCCAATTTACGGGCAACAGCATAAAGCTGGCCCTCAACGATTATTTCGGAACGCTGCAGTTTAAAAATACGGTTCCCTGGCCCAACAGGTGGTATTCGCCCGGAATTATGGGGCCTTATACTTTTGTTCCTTTTATGGAGTGCTACCACGGTATTGTAAGTATGGATCATGCGCTGGAAGGGACCTTAAAAATCCGGGGCAGATCCATCGATTTTAGCGGCGGACGCGGTTACATCGAAAAAGACTGGGGGCACTCTTTTCCATCGGCGTATTTCTGGATGCAGTCGAACCACTTTGCGCACCCCGGCATTTCCTTTAAAGCATCGGTGGCCAAAATTCCCTGGCTGCGGAGTTCGTTTGTGGGCTTTATTGCCGGATTGTATGTTAAGGGCAGCTTATTCGAATTTACCACCTACAACGGCACACAACTGTTACGGTCAATGGCCGATAAAAAGCAGGTGAAATTGCTGATGGAAAACAAAAAATACCGCCTCGAAGTAGTGGCACACCGCGATCAGGCTACCGAACTGGCCTCACCGCTTTCCGGAATAATGGACGGCCGTATCAGCGAAAGCATGACTTCAGCAATTGAAATTACGCTCAGCGATAAAAAAAGCGGCAACGTCCTTTTTAGCGACACCGGCCGTAATGCTGCCCTCGAAGTGGCGGGGAAAATTGAAGAAATTACGTTTGAAGGATAA
- a CDS encoding prenyltransferase, whose translation MNENPGILKMIRAPFLSSIIAPIVIGTLWSAGVKESFDVLNFIVVLLIGVGLHVATNVYNDIYDTLQGTDKVNEHRNESSGGSGVLLDHPELMGKMYFLARTGLVVALGGTIALTFLINKELRVLLWVLFLVSAFFSKYYTAPPAKLAYRGWGEVSVWLAFGPMAILIAAVSQNMVFHSQLPWLLPTTGLSTSSILLVGQMIDLEADRKGGKHGVASRRGTRFTSVLYVVVQLALAINILLLFTQYPGNTWPLLLSLLPYILLFPKAAGIIWKHHADPDQLKAGAKLTVLIHLVFSVTMIIGFVLYNFLN comes from the coding sequence ATGAACGAGAATCCCGGTATTTTAAAAATGATTCGTGCGCCATTTCTGAGTAGTATTATTGCCCCCATTGTAATTGGTACTTTGTGGAGTGCCGGCGTAAAAGAAAGTTTTGATGTATTGAATTTTATTGTTGTATTGCTTATTGGGGTGGGCTTGCACGTGGCCACCAATGTGTATAACGATATTTACGATACGCTGCAGGGCACCGACAAAGTGAATGAACACCGCAACGAATCGAGTGGTGGTTCGGGCGTATTGCTCGACCATCCGGAGCTGATGGGAAAGATGTACTTTTTGGCACGCACAGGCCTGGTTGTTGCTTTGGGGGGAACCATTGCTCTCACTTTTCTGATCAATAAGGAATTGCGAGTACTGCTGTGGGTGCTGTTTCTTGTTTCGGCATTTTTTAGCAAATATTATACGGCACCGCCTGCCAAACTTGCTTACCGCGGCTGGGGTGAGGTGTCGGTGTGGCTGGCTTTTGGCCCCATGGCGATTCTTATAGCGGCAGTAAGTCAGAACATGGTCTTTCATTCGCAGCTGCCCTGGTTGCTGCCCACCACCGGTCTCAGCACTTCATCGATTTTACTGGTGGGACAAATGATTGACCTGGAGGCTGACCGGAAAGGAGGAAAACACGGTGTTGCCTCGCGCAGGGGAACTCGGTTTACATCGGTTTTGTATGTTGTGGTGCAGCTGGCGCTAGCTATAAATATCCTTTTGCTGTTTACGCAATATCCGGGCAATACATGGCCCCTGCTACTGTCGTTGCTTCCGTATATTTTGCTGTTTCCCAAAGCTGCGGGAATCATCTGGAAACACCACGCTGATCCGGATCAGCTAAAAGCCGGTGCCAAATTAACGGTGTTGATCCACCTTGTTTTTTCGGTGACAATGATTATTGGGTTTGTACTCTATAACTTTCTGAATTGA
- a CDS encoding DUF92 domain-containing protein, giving the protein MEAEVNEINNTTYPSDRTLALTVRKLVHLVTGLLLLLLSYFIERDVLLVLIIAGSIIAFVTFRFKSWQLVHKTESKSLGTLFYPLGILLSFLLLLDLPLYYFQTALMVLTLSDPLANLSGKINTGNITFRPGSDKKSLFGLMAYSLSNLIVLAVFLPQALFADVFFVLAVLLLAACFELVSWRGSDNLSIPVGLALFFIFQHTQQPDFLFVCGVLMVVIAGTYLLNKLKLLTRSGSLAAAALGFYLALVAGWNWLLPVLFFFVSSVVFTRINPMRSKKKKPSGARNGWQVLANILWALLSSMLFLATTNERFIFLFIASVAAVTADTWASEVGPLFNKQSFSVADWKMYRAGTTGGISFGGTLAALAGAFLVSAGAYYLFFQTWNPTDIGILTLAAFLACFADTFLGAFVEEKLRQSAFFRKQQKQDSLAPNDLINLAGSFTAWVFFLVLYVLVS; this is encoded by the coding sequence TTGGAAGCCGAAGTAAATGAAATAAATAACACCACCTACCCGTCAGACAGGACATTGGCTTTAACGGTCAGAAAACTGGTGCACCTGGTAACCGGACTGCTTCTTTTGCTTCTAAGCTACTTTATTGAACGCGATGTTTTGCTGGTACTGATCATTGCCGGTTCCATCATTGCGTTTGTCACCTTTCGTTTCAAAAGCTGGCAACTTGTTCATAAAACCGAAAGTAAGAGCCTCGGTACCCTGTTTTATCCGCTGGGGATTCTCCTCTCGTTTTTACTTTTGCTTGATTTGCCCCTGTATTATTTTCAAACCGCACTTATGGTGTTAACGCTTTCCGATCCGTTGGCCAACCTAAGCGGAAAAATCAATACCGGGAACATCACATTCCGACCAGGAAGCGATAAAAAAAGCCTCTTCGGGTTGATGGCTTATTCCCTCTCTAATTTGATAGTGTTGGCGGTTTTTCTGCCGCAGGCACTGTTTGCCGATGTGTTTTTTGTGCTTGCTGTATTGTTGCTTGCGGCCTGTTTTGAGCTTGTTTCGTGGCGCGGTTCCGATAATTTGTCGATTCCCGTCGGACTGGCGCTCTTCTTTATTTTTCAGCACACCCAGCAGCCCGATTTCCTATTTGTTTGCGGGGTACTGATGGTTGTAATTGCAGGTACTTACCTGCTGAATAAATTAAAACTGCTCACCCGCAGCGGAAGCCTGGCAGCCGCAGCACTGGGCTTTTATTTAGCGCTTGTTGCCGGATGGAACTGGTTGTTGCCGGTGTTGTTTTTCTTTGTGAGTTCGGTGGTGTTTACCCGAATAAATCCAATGCGCAGCAAGAAGAAAAAACCATCGGGCGCACGAAATGGTTGGCAGGTACTGGCCAATATTTTATGGGCACTTCTGAGTTCAATGTTGTTCCTTGCTACAACCAATGAGCGGTTTATTTTTTTGTTTATTGCCAGTGTTGCAGCCGTTACAGCCGACACATGGGCAAGCGAGGTCGGTCCGCTTTTTAACAAACAAAGTTTTTCGGTGGCCGACTGGAAAATGTACAGGGCAGGAACAACAGGCGGTATTTCTTTTGGCGGAACATTGGCAGCACTGGCAGGGGCTTTCCTCGTTTCCGCCGGAGCGTATTATTTGTTTTTTCAAACCTGGAACCCAACAGACATCGGAATACTTACCCTGGCAGCATTTCTGGCCTGTTTTGCCGATACCTTTTTAGGGGCTTTTGTTGAGGAGAAACTCCGGCAATCCGCGTTTTTCAGAAAGCAGCAAAAACAGGATTCACTTGCGCCCAACGATTTGATTAACCTGGCCGGATCGTTTACAGCCTGGGTGTTTTTCCTTGTGCTGTATGTTCTTGTATCGTAA